Proteins encoded in a region of the Leptolyngbya sp. CCY15150 genome:
- a CDS encoding aminodeoxychorismate/anthranilate synthase component II: MILVIDNYDSFTYNLVQYLGELGADHAVAAEIQVYRNDQITLDQVRSLHPDGIVISPGPGRPEDAGISLDLIRDLGPDYPILGVCLGHQSMGQVFGGRITSAPELMHGKTSPVHHTGVGVFAGLETPFTATRYHSLIIDRESCPDVLEITAWVEDGTIMGVRHRNYPHLQGVQFHPESILTASGKLLLSNFLAEVSQRSLVAH, encoded by the coding sequence ATGATCCTTGTTATCGATAATTACGACAGTTTTACCTACAACCTCGTTCAATATTTGGGCGAGTTAGGTGCCGACCATGCCGTCGCTGCTGAGATCCAGGTCTATCGCAATGACCAAATCACCCTCGATCAGGTGCGATCGCTCCATCCTGACGGCATTGTCATCTCACCCGGCCCCGGCCGTCCCGAAGATGCGGGCATTTCCCTAGACCTCATTCGCGACTTGGGGCCCGACTATCCCATTCTCGGCGTTTGCCTTGGGCACCAAAGCATGGGGCAAGTCTTTGGTGGTAGGATTACCTCTGCCCCAGAGTTAATGCATGGCAAGACATCTCCAGTCCATCACACCGGAGTAGGGGTCTTTGCCGGTCTTGAAACCCCCTTCACAGCCACTCGCTATCACAGTTTGATCATCGATCGCGAGTCTTGTCCGGATGTGTTGGAAATTACGGCGTGGGTAGAAGATGGCACAATTATGGGCGTGCGTCATCGGAACTATCCGCACCTCCAAGGTGTCCAATTTCATCCAGAGAGTATCTTGACGGCATCCGGCAAGCTGTTGTTAAGTAACTTTTTGGCTGAGGTGAGTCAGCGATCGCTCGTAGCGCACTGA
- a CDS encoding diacylglycerol kinase family protein, producing the protein MSQQTSTETASQSSTMPKNRELSWRVASNLFVSFRYAWAGLRYAFRTQRNFRIHLLVGTLALVLGIYLQLTAVEMAIIGLTTGAVLTMELLNTAIESVVDLTVKQSYHDLAKIAKDCAAGAVLTSALAAVIVAGSLLLPPLLQRILLWVS; encoded by the coding sequence ATGTCTCAGCAGACCTCAACGGAGACAGCATCCCAGTCCTCCACGATGCCCAAAAATCGGGAGCTTTCATGGCGGGTTGCGTCAAATCTATTTGTGAGTTTTCGGTACGCTTGGGCGGGCCTACGCTACGCCTTCCGCACCCAGCGCAATTTTCGAATTCATCTGCTGGTCGGCACGCTTGCCCTAGTGCTGGGCATCTATCTCCAGCTCACCGCCGTGGAAATGGCCATCATTGGCTTAACCACGGGTGCCGTTTTGACCATGGAATTACTCAATACAGCCATTGAGTCTGTGGTCGATTTAACCGTCAAGCAGAGCTACCACGACCTCGCTAAAATTGCCAAAGACTGTGCCGCAGGAGCCGTCCTCACCTCGGCGCTAGCAGCCGTGATTGTGGCAGGTTCACTGCTTCTCCCTCCGTTACTCCAGCGAATTCTCCTCTGGGTCAGCTAG
- the ybeY gene encoding rRNA maturation RNase YbeY, producing the protein MAPLPVLELLVQDDVDDWPQGSDRPSDDQWQQWFQDWLSEMQPDVSPIGQYEISLRLTTDADIHELNAQYRQVDRPTDVLAFATLDDPLPGLAEMRSQMPVYLGDIVISVETAQRQATSHSLKDELAILATHGLLHLLGWDHPDDDTLWDMLNQQQVLLATVGITAALLPDPVA; encoded by the coding sequence ATGGCTCCCCTCCCCGTTTTAGAACTCTTGGTGCAGGATGACGTAGATGACTGGCCCCAGGGAAGCGATCGCCCCTCAGATGACCAGTGGCAGCAGTGGTTCCAGGATTGGCTATCCGAAATGCAGCCTGATGTCTCCCCCATTGGGCAGTATGAAATCAGCCTGCGGCTGACCACCGATGCCGACATCCATGAGCTAAATGCCCAGTACCGCCAAGTCGATCGCCCCACGGATGTCTTGGCCTTTGCCACCTTAGATGATCCTCTGCCGGGGCTAGCTGAGATGCGATCGCAAATGCCGGTCTACCTGGGTGATATTGTCATTTCTGTTGAAACAGCCCAGCGGCAGGCTACGTCTCATTCTTTAAAGGATGAACTGGCGATTCTGGCAACCCATGGACTACTGCATCTGCTGGGATGGGATCATCCCGATGATGATACCCTCTGGGATATGCTGAACCAACAGCAGGTGTTGCTTGCTACCGTAGGTATCACCGCTGCCTTGCTGCCTGACCCCGTAGCCTAA
- a CDS encoding DUF3285 domain-containing protein produces MTQPSSPSPTPADLPIDPSQPGPAITPNEPAPSYVKLAMRNMVKKGGQSLVHFGLTVVGLLALLVGLAYLTR; encoded by the coding sequence ATGACCCAACCGTCTTCCCCCTCTCCCACTCCAGCAGACCTGCCCATCGATCCAAGCCAGCCAGGGCCAGCCATCACCCCCAACGAGCCCGCACCCAGCTACGTCAAATTAGCCATGCGCAACATGGTCAAAAAAGGCGGGCAGTCTTTAGTGCATTTTGGTCTCACAGTGGTTGGTCTGCTAGCGCTGCTAGTGGGTCTGGCCTACCTCACTCGTTAG
- a CDS encoding adenylate/guanylate cyclase domain-containing protein, translating to MRPLKPTPPQSATRLSLQATLDQVVAAEAHSNERNFAYVRAVVLFISSVLDVAVFLFPQPLMGEDYIPPTVMIISLCASMFALGLVKVLQRPLSLRRLRQWQLIIPVFDSLLLCAFITNIWKVLGETQPLILTNIAAFCCLIAISGGIRLNRRAAWLTTLLSLANFTYAAYLFQVDIAIALFATITIFGTGFLGMWMGGIVRRHIKNESGRVLIERFLPRTVVETAFESPLNLLQQPKKCDVTVVVADLRSFTQYSEHLDPQAVLDFLNRYQGLLATIVEQHGGWVDKFMGDGMLAVFGAPEPLENHAEKALTAAIAMAWEVKQMSPLAMGIGIHSGQVVAGCLGSVQHLEFTVIGDTVNVASRIEALTKTLGYPLLVSRTTQELITSKTLTSVGFQTIRGRVEKLELFTLG from the coding sequence ATGAGGCCGCTCAAACCAACTCCGCCCCAATCCGCTACCCGATTGTCGCTCCAAGCAACCCTCGATCAAGTCGTGGCCGCCGAAGCCCACAGCAATGAGCGCAATTTCGCCTATGTACGGGCGGTTGTGCTGTTCATTTCTTCCGTTCTTGATGTAGCCGTGTTCTTGTTTCCCCAGCCCTTGATGGGTGAAGACTATATTCCTCCGACGGTGATGATCATTAGCCTCTGTGCCAGTATGTTTGCTCTGGGGCTGGTTAAAGTTTTACAGCGACCCCTATCGTTGCGTAGACTGCGGCAGTGGCAGTTGATTATTCCAGTTTTTGATAGCCTGCTGCTATGTGCATTTATCACCAATATCTGGAAGGTGCTGGGCGAAACTCAGCCTCTTATTTTAACGAATATCGCTGCTTTTTGTTGCTTAATAGCTATATCTGGAGGCATCCGCCTCAATCGTCGTGCTGCTTGGTTGACGACTCTGTTGTCCTTGGCTAATTTTACCTATGCAGCTTATTTATTTCAGGTTGATATAGCGATCGCTCTTTTCGCGACTATTACTATTTTTGGTACAGGCTTTTTAGGCATGTGGATGGGGGGGATTGTTCGCCGCCATATTAAAAATGAGTCAGGGCGCGTGTTGATTGAACGATTTTTACCTCGAACGGTGGTGGAAACTGCTTTCGAGTCGCCCCTTAATCTCCTGCAGCAACCTAAAAAATGTGATGTGACTGTGGTGGTTGCTGATTTACGTAGCTTCACTCAGTATTCTGAACACCTAGATCCTCAAGCGGTGCTGGATTTTCTTAACCGCTACCAGGGGTTGCTAGCTACGATTGTTGAGCAGCACGGTGGCTGGGTGGATAAATTCATGGGAGACGGCATGTTAGCGGTGTTTGGGGCTCCAGAACCTCTGGAAAATCATGCAGAGAAAGCACTAACGGCAGCGATCGCCATGGCGTGGGAGGTGAAACAAATGTCTCCCTTAGCTATGGGCATTGGCATTCATTCTGGGCAAGTAGTTGCAGGTTGCCTAGGCTCAGTGCAGCACTTAGAGTTTACAGTCATTGGCGATACGGTGAATGTGGCATCTCGCATTGAGGCGCTCACGAAAACGCTAGGTTATCCTCTGCTTGTGAGTCGCACTACGCAAGAACTGATCACGTCTAAGACGCTTACGTCTGTGGGGTTTCAAACGATTCGGGGACGGGTAGAAAAGCTAGAATTGTTTACGCTAGGCTAA